A portion of the Luxibacter massiliensis genome contains these proteins:
- a CDS encoding methionyl aminopeptidase yields MERNALCWCGSGKKYKKCHMPIEEKMKLHADRGEIVPGRKLLKTPFQIQKIKESAALNTAVLDAVTEQIHIGMSTEEIDKIVYDVTTKGGGIPAPLNYQGFPKSVCTSLNNEVCHGVPGPDIILQEGDIINVDVSTILDGYFSDASRMFKMGEISDRAQRIIKVTEECVELGLEAAKPWGHLGDIAYAINSHAKANGYSVVEDIGGHGIGLQFHEEPFVSYVTEKGNEMLLVPGMMFTIEPMVNEGSPDFFVDEENDWTVYTMDDGLSAQIEYMVLVREDGIEVIAK; encoded by the coding sequence ATGGAAAGAAATGCCCTTTGCTGGTGTGGCAGTGGGAAAAAATATAAAAAATGCCACATGCCTATTGAAGAAAAAATGAAACTCCATGCAGATCGGGGGGAAATCGTGCCTGGCCGTAAGCTATTGAAAACACCTTTTCAGATTCAAAAGATAAAAGAAAGCGCCGCTCTAAATACTGCTGTGTTGGACGCGGTGACAGAGCAGATTCATATAGGGATGAGTACAGAAGAAATTGATAAAATTGTATATGATGTCACCACAAAAGGCGGCGGTATACCGGCCCCCCTTAATTATCAGGGATTTCCCAAAAGTGTATGCACTTCTTTGAACAATGAGGTATGCCATGGCGTGCCGGGCCCTGATATTATACTTCAGGAAGGGGATATCATTAATGTAGATGTTTCCACTATACTGGACGGCTATTTCTCCGATGCCTCCCGTATGTTTAAAATGGGAGAAATATCTGACCGGGCCCAGCGTATCATAAAGGTAACGGAAGAATGTGTAGAGCTGGGGTTAGAAGCGGCCAAACCTTGGGGGCACCTGGGGGATATCGCTTATGCCATCAATTCCCATGCAAAGGCAAATGGTTATTCTGTAGTGGAGGATATTGGGGGACATGGAATCGGACTCCAGTTCCATGAGGAACCCTTTGTCAGCTATGTAACTGAAAAAGGAAACGAGATGCTGCTTGTGCCAGGCATGATGTTCACAATCGAACCTATGGTCAATGAAGGAAGTCCTGATTTCTTTGTAGATGAGGAGAATGATTGGACTGTGTATACGATGGATGACGGACTTTCCGCCCAGATAGAATATATGGTTTTGGTCCGTGAGGATGGAATTGAAGTAATAGCGAAATAA
- a CDS encoding DUF1015 domain-containing protein: MAAIRPFRGVRPAPKLASQIAALPYDVYTRQEARAEVEKNPLSFLTIDRPETQFPEDVDMYSQPVYDRAREIFEEMAARGSFIQDDSPCYYIYTLTMGGRPQTGLVGCASIDDYLNNRIKKHENTREEKEKDRIRHVDTLSAQTGPIFLAYHACQELTAIMNTAKQEVPLYDFTSEDSIRHQVWKISDPDITARISHIWEGIDNIYIADGHHRAASAVKVGLKRRKSHPGYDGTEEFNYFLSVLFAADELNIYDYNRIVSDLNGHTPEAFLALAHNSFEISGPQKDICRPSCKGEIGLYLAGAWYKMRAKPCLFTDDPVDRLDVSVLQNTILGPLLGIEDPKTDGRIEFMGGIRGLSALAAAVDAAGAGAGFAMYPTSMDELLAVADADRLMPPKSTWFEPKLRSGFFIHRFEK; encoded by the coding sequence ATGGCAGCCATCCGACCATTTCGAGGCGTGCGGCCTGCACCAAAGCTGGCTTCCCAAATTGCCGCACTGCCCTATGACGTATATACCCGTCAGGAGGCCAGGGCAGAAGTAGAAAAGAATCCTCTGTCCTTTTTAACAATAGACCGTCCTGAGACACAGTTTCCAGAGGATGTTGATATGTACTCACAGCCAGTCTATGACCGGGCCAGAGAAATATTTGAAGAAATGGCCGCCAGAGGCTCTTTCATTCAGGATGATAGTCCATGTTACTATATTTATACACTTACTATGGGAGGGCGCCCACAGACAGGGTTAGTAGGCTGCGCATCCATAGATGATTACCTGAATAACCGGATCAAAAAGCATGAGAATACAAGAGAAGAAAAAGAAAAAGACCGTATACGCCATGTGGATACACTCAGTGCACAGACCGGCCCCATATTTCTTGCCTATCACGCCTGCCAGGAGCTTACTGCTATTATGAATACGGCAAAGCAGGAAGTCCCTCTGTATGATTTTACAAGTGAGGATTCTATCCGCCATCAGGTCTGGAAAATCAGTGATCCAGATATAACAGCAAGAATTTCGCATATTTGGGAGGGCATTGACAATATTTATATAGCAGATGGGCATCACCGCGCTGCTTCGGCAGTCAAGGTTGGCCTAAAAAGGCGTAAGTCCCATCCTGGATATGATGGCACTGAAGAATTTAACTATTTTCTCTCAGTCCTCTTTGCTGCTGACGAACTTAATATTTATGACTATAACCGTATAGTTTCTGATTTAAACGGCCATACACCTGAAGCTTTCCTTGCGTTGGCGCATAACAGTTTTGAAATATCCGGGCCCCAAAAGGATATCTGCCGTCCTTCCTGTAAGGGTGAGATTGGTTTATATCTGGCTGGGGCATGGTATAAAATGCGGGCCAAACCCTGCCTTTTTACTGATGACCCGGTAGACAGGCTGGATGTCTCTGTCCTCCAAAATACTATACTTGGCCCCCTCCTTGGCATAGAGGATCCCAAGACGGACGGACGCATAGAATTTATGGGAGGGATCCGGGGATTATCTGCACTGGCAGCGGCGGTGGATGCTGCGGGGGCAGGGGCAGGATTCGCTATGTATCCGACCTCCATGGATGAACTGCTTGCAGTAGCGGATGCTGACCGGCTGATGCCCCCCAAATCTACTTGGTTTGAGCCTAAATTGAGAAGTGGTTTTTTTATTCACCGATTTGAAAAATGA